The sequence TCTCCCACCACCTCCAAGATACAATGGTCCTTTTGCTCCTAAACAGGAGAAATCCAAGTACCTATTAATAGGTGGTTGGAACTATTGCAGAGGCGACACACCTAGCAAGATGTAGGCTTTAGTAGCAGGGTGCAACCAACTCCCCAGCTAAGGAGGCTTCTTCTCgtggcaggagagcagctctggccaATTTTTGGGTACCCGCATGGGGGATGCtgaaggcagaggcagggcagaggcagctgtgaTGGCCTGAGGGATGGTGTGGTGGGTGGGCTGAGGGATGGGGGGGCTGATGGTACAGGGGCAGATCTAGTGGAGGTACTGCAGCCCTTCCAGCCCCTTCCTGCTGAGCATCAGCCTGGCAAACAAAACGCTTTCCATCCAACACACCCATGAAAGCAGACTAACGTGAGGGCACAGCAAGGGGTGCATACAGAGAAAATCATGCATTAGGGTGTTTAAGGAAAGCCAGGAAGGTGTGCtgtgaagagagagagagagagagagataatgTGTTTTTGAATAGTTTAGGAAAACAATAAATCCtattcagcagcagctttaaGTTCTCCACAAAACACTCGTGTGCGGCAGGACTCCTGCTCAGGAAGGGCAGCATCATATGGTACCCTCCTGCATTTTGGGAGCTTGACCCCAGTGCAGCACCACCCGAGATGAGTGCCCTACACAGGGGCTCCACCTTGCGATGCTCACGTGTGCGACCCCCgctccagcactgcagcagctggagaccATCTCCCCACAAAGCCCCGTGGGGTGCAAAGCCCCAAAAACCAAGCTGGGGAAACTGGGTTGCTGGTGGAACCAGACTAGCAGGCAAACACTCGCTTTGATGGGTGTCCAAGGGGGCAGGCATTGACTTTGCAGATCccttttgtttgtctttgagGGCAGTGAAACGGGGAGTTTCAATGATAGGAACAGCTTCAGCTGCTTCCCCGGGTGACGCAGCCGATGTATATGCTCTTCCCTTGTTTTCTCCAGCAGATGGTGTGAGCCTCAAAATGATTGAAGACCTGAAGGCCATGATTGACAACATCTCTCAGGAGGTTGCTCTGttgaaggaaaagcaagcacTCCAGACAGGTAAAGGAGGCATGGCTTTTGCCTTGAGAGAAGAGCTGCTTATAAAGTGGCTACGATTGCCCCACACACTGTAACAAGAGATGCCCAAGTGCCCTGTGACAAGGAGTTGGGGCACTTGCTGCAATTCCTCCAGGCAGATGAAGCTCCTCAAGCAGTTAATGCCATGAGTTGTGCAGTCTATGGCCCCCCTCTTTATGTGCAAGTGCTTCCCGTTTGTAAAGCTGTGAATATTTCTATGACGCTAAGCcaaatattcattttcctttatgaATCAGAGGGACGGGTAATGGATTATTCCGTACATCAGTCAAACGTAGCTTAGCCTTTTGTCTGAACCCCAGTGAAATGGTGACCTGGTCTCTTATACGTACCATGGTATTACCCAGGGAAACTCATGGAGGTCAGTCTCACCATGCTTCATTGAACACGTACAGCGTGTTTGTAAAATGTCCATCTTCCAGCCGTGCTCCATGGTTATTCTGTACAAACTCCACCGACATTGATAGGAGAAGGATTTGCAGaacatgaaacagaaatgagatgAAAATGCAAGTTAAGGAGAATTTTctccttaaaagaaaaggaacacaaGCAAAATCAAGGCTTTAGTTCCAAGCTCACATTCATTGGTTTGGATATTATTGCGTGGCTCTGATTAGTTATTGTTTGGCTGCAGTAGCCTGCTCTCTCAGGGTttagagcttaaaaaaaataaataaaaattatattcttaacAATATAATCAGAGGCAAGTAGAAATTTCCTCTGAAGACCTCAAGCTATGCAAGCACAACACTTCTCATCAAAGCctattaaaaaagacatttttctgatgCTTGCATAATTAAGATGGTTGAATTGAAATTGCAGgcttttttccaaaacactCCCAACACCCAGCAGCGCCCATCACAAACCTGACCTCCAACAAACTCCTCAGAGAAAGCATagcagcagccagggaagaGCGAGGCCAGGGGAAGGGTTGGGAGGACCACGCTGTGCCTCTTCTCCGGCAGCGGCAGAGCccaggagggtgctgggggcaccCCGAGGTCCATTTTTCCCGACCATTTGCAGATGGGGAAGGCAGGTCCCCACAGCCATGCCCTGTGTAGGAGGGAGAGGGCCCCTGGGACTCCCGTGCTGCCTAAGAAAAGAAGTTTGTAGTTTGGCCGCTgcgtttgctgctgctgctactgcctctgcctgggtgctgtttttaaaaccaattccctttctgtctttttgttctgtgtggTAACCGCTCAGTTTGCCTGAAAGGCACCAAAATTCATCTAAAATGCTTTCTTGCGTTTTCGGAGACCAAGACGTACCACGAGGCCAGCGAAAACTGCATCTCGCAGGGCGGCACGCTCAGCACCCCTCAGAACGGGGAGGAGAACGATGCCCTCTATGACTACATGCGCAAGAGCATCGGCTCCGAGGTGGAGATCTGGCTGGGCCTCAACGACATGGCGGCAGAGGGCAAGTGGGTCGACATGACGGGCGGCCCCATCCGCTACAAGAACTGGGAGACTGAAATCACCACCCAGCCCGACGGTGGCAAGCTGGAAAACTGTGCCGCCTTGTCGGGGGCCGCCATCGGCAAGTGGTTCGACAAGAGGTGCAAAGACCAGCTGCCCTACGTCTGCCAGTTCATGATTGTGTAGCGGCGggggctccctcctgcccacgCGCAACCTGGGTCTTCTCCCTTTGGCAGCAGGATTATAAAGCTATAAGTATGTGTACGTATACATGTACGTATACATGTACATATGCACGCGCGCGCACATGTTCAAGTAGAGTCACTCTTTCCAAAGAAAGTCGTCACGGCTCGGTATCAGATTAGAGAGCGTTAGAGCATTTTGTTTGGCCACATCCAGCCCCATTAGCAGCTGCATTGTTCTTACTAAGGCACGatttatagatatatttttttacacaGGGAATTTATTAGGACAGCTCatttgtttcagcaaagaacCAGTGCAGCAGTCCAGCTTGGCAAACAGCCGCCTcagctgcccggggctgtcgcTCTGCAATGTCCTTTCCCATCTTGCTGAGCTTCATTGGGACACCAACATAGGTAGTTCCCGCTTTCTTCCCCGTAAGCCCAGACAGCAAGGTACGTGGGATTGATTTTCGCGTCCCTCACGGCGCCCCAATTCAGGCTCCTGGGGATCGAGGTCCTGGCTCGATGGGTAGAAGGATTTACTCCTGCTTTGCACTGAAATATACAGTTGGGCTTATTGGCTGAGTACCAGCTGCTCAACAGGTTGTCCAACTTGTCCAACTATGTGTATGAATGAGCCAGCAAGTAACAGCACAGGTTGACTTACTGAGAAGGGCATCCTTTCTGGAATCATTCCTCATTTTGTGTCCTTTTCTCATCAGTCAGAAGCCagtttcactgatttcagtgggagagCTAGACCCATTccaagatctttaaaaaaaaaaaaaaaatcccatcagaagctttatttctgctccagcatcaTGGGGGAAGCAGTGATGACTTACAGCATAGTCAGTCAAACGTTTTCTTGGAAATAGAAGGTGAAAATATTAGGTAAATCACAGAAATGTAATGTTATTAGGGGTAAAAGACAAGCCCATTGAAAATAAACTCCAAGAAGACTCACTTTAGCAGCTTTAGGAATCATACACCCTGTTTAAGTGATGGAAACCCAGCTGAAATACTCCAGTCTTTGTTGATCCAGGCACAGTCCTCAGCAAACATAAATCTGCTGAGCGCTGTTTGTGCCAATAAAGTCATGCCCAGATGAAGGTCTGTACTCCATAATTTTTTACTGAGAAgagagttaaagaaaaaaaataaaattgaaataaacaGCAATGATGGGAAAGAAGTGCAGGCCACCCTGACAGCTTAACGAAGCTTTGCTGGCTGTTGGCCGAAAGGTATCAATGGTTCTTTGCAGATCAGAGCTTGGTAATAACCCCTCCAGTTTGGGTCATGTCCCCTGCGCTGCCAGGTCTGGTGTGCCAAGACATGGTGCTCCTGGGGACC comes from Grus americana isolate bGruAme1 chromosome 2, bGruAme1.mat, whole genome shotgun sequence and encodes:
- the CLEC3B gene encoding tetranectin isoform X2, whose amino-acid sequence is MALRGACLLLCLLSLAQVSGQQNSKVRQKPVASKKDGVSLKMIEDLKAMIDNISQEVALLKEKQALQTVCLKGTKIHLKCFLAFSETKTYHEASENCISQGGTLSTPQNGEENDALYDYMRKSIGSEVEIWLGLNDMAAEGKWVDMTGGPIRYKNWETEITTQPDGGKLENCAALSGAAIGKWFDKRCKDQLPYVCQFMIV
- the CLEC3B gene encoding tetranectin isoform X1, whose protein sequence is MALRGACLLLCLLSLAQVSGQQNSKVRQKPVASKKADGVSLKMIEDLKAMIDNISQEVALLKEKQALQTVCLKGTKIHLKCFLAFSETKTYHEASENCISQGGTLSTPQNGEENDALYDYMRKSIGSEVEIWLGLNDMAAEGKWVDMTGGPIRYKNWETEITTQPDGGKLENCAALSGAAIGKWFDKRCKDQLPYVCQFMIV